TGGAAACACTAAAGACGGTGAAAAGACGCCAAGTGGCGGAGAGAATTAAGCAAGCTATCGAGTTTGGTGATATTAGTGAAAACTCAGAATATGAAGATGCAAAAAACGAACAGGCCTTTATCGAGGGTAGAATTTTGACCCTGGAAAAGATGCTGCGCAATGCCAAAATTATAGATGATGAAAACTTGGATATGGATACTGTATCCCTGGGTTCGAAAATCATTTTAAAGGATCTGGAGTTTGGCGATGAACTGGAATATACTCTGGTTGGTTCCGTGGAGGCAGATCCGGATGCCAATAAAATTTCCAATGAGTCGCCAGTAGGTAAGGCAGTGTTAGGCCAGAAAAAGGGAAGCATTGTTGAAGTAACTGTACCCGCCGGTGTGCTGAAGTATGAAATCCTGGATATTTTGAAGTAGACGTTTGGAGGTTTTTACTTAGATGAGTGACAGCAATCAAAAAAATCCTGTTCAGCCGGCTCTGCCTGAAGCAGAAGCCGGCCTAACCTCTGTTGAGGAACTTAATGAATTGATGAAAGTCCGCCGGGAAAAACTGCAAGAATTATTAGATCAAGGAGTGGCACCCTACGGGGAAAGATTTGAGCGTACCCATTACACTTCAGATATTATCAACAATTTTGAAGCCATGGAGGGGGCCCATGTAGTCATTGCCGGCCGCATCATGGCTAAAAGGGTTATGGGTAAAGCCAGTTTTGCCAACCTGCAAGATACCTGGGGAAATATTCAAATCTATGCCAGATTGGATGATTTGGGAGCCACCGAATATGCCCGTTTTGAAAAGCTGGATATTGGCGATATCATTGGCTGTTCGGGTAAAGTTTTTAAAACTCGTAAAGGTGAAATAACTATTCACTTGGACAGCTACCAAATCATGTCCAAATCCCTCAGACCATTACCCGAGAAATGGCATGGATTAAGGGATGTTGATTTACGCTACCGTCAAAGATATGTAGATTTAATTGTCAACCCGGAAGTTAGAGAAACCTTTATTACCAGAAGTAAGATTGTCCGGTCCATACGTAACTATTTAGATCAGAGGGGCTTCTTAGAGGTGGAGACTCCCATGATGCACCCCATTGCCGGGGGAGCCAGTGCCCGTCCCTTTATTACGCACCACAATGCCCTCAACATGAAACTATACATGCGCATTGCCCCGGAACTCTATTTAAAGAGACTCCTGGTGGGTGGCTTTGACAAGGTTTATGAAATCAACCGCAACTTCCGCAATGAAGGTATTTCCACCAAACATAATCCGGAATTCACCATGATCGAGTTATACCAAGCCTATGGCGATTTTGTCACCATGATGGATCTCACCGAAGATCTCATTACCCATGTGGCTATGGAAGTGCTGGGAACTACCACGGTGGAGTACGATGGCGTGGAAATTAACCTGGCCAAGCCCTGGCGTCGAGTTCCCATGTTAGAGATTGTCAAAGAACACTCGGGTTTAGATTTTAATGAACTTAAGGACGCCCAACAAGCCTACGAAGCTGCTAAAGGACTTGGCTTAGAGGTGGAAAAAGGTGCTTCCTGGGGTGACATTCTGAACCTGGTATTTGAAGAAAAGGTTGAGGACAAGCTTATCCAGCCCACCTTTATCATTGACTACCCTGTTGATATTTCCCCTTTGGCCAAGCGCCAGAAGGAAAATCCGGATCTCACCTATCGTTTTGAATTGTTCATTTATGGCCGGGAAATGGCCAATGCCTTCTCCGAGCTTAATGATCCCATTGATCAAAAGGGAAGATTTCTGGCCCAGGTGGAAAAACGCAAAGCCGGTGATGAAGAAGCGCAAATGTATGATGAAGATTACATTCAGGCACTGGAATATGGTATGCCGCCGGCAGGTGGTTTAGGAATCGGTATTGATCGTTTGGTCATGCTACTTACTAATTCAGCTTCCATTAGAGATGTAATTCTCTTCCCCCTGATGAGACCCAGGGAATAAAAAACCAGGGCTTCCGCCTCGTCTTTAGGGGGTTGGGCGCAAGCCAAGTTTTTCCAAAAATTTTTCTTTGACAATAGCCGCCGATGGTGGTAAGATAATTCTTGCCGCTGCGGCGGTTGTTAATAAAAACAAATAAACCTTGACACACTTTTTGTGATGTGGTAACATTTCAAATCGAGGACAGCAAAAACCCTTGCTAAATTGGTCTTTGAAAACTAAACAGAAGATGATGGATGAACAACAGGTCAAGCAAAAGTCAAGCGGTGACGCTTGAAACTATGATG
This region of Desulforamulus ferrireducens genomic DNA includes:
- the greA gene encoding transcription elongation factor GreA; protein product: MKEKEVMITVSGLKQLEEELETLKTVKRRQVAERIKQAIEFGDISENSEYEDAKNEQAFIEGRILTLEKMLRNAKIIDDENLDMDTVSLGSKIILKDLEFGDELEYTLVGSVEADPDANKISNESPVGKAVLGQKKGSIVEVTVPAGVLKYEILDILK
- the lysS gene encoding lysine--tRNA ligase; translation: MSDSNQKNPVQPALPEAEAGLTSVEELNELMKVRREKLQELLDQGVAPYGERFERTHYTSDIINNFEAMEGAHVVIAGRIMAKRVMGKASFANLQDTWGNIQIYARLDDLGATEYARFEKLDIGDIIGCSGKVFKTRKGEITIHLDSYQIMSKSLRPLPEKWHGLRDVDLRYRQRYVDLIVNPEVRETFITRSKIVRSIRNYLDQRGFLEVETPMMHPIAGGASARPFITHHNALNMKLYMRIAPELYLKRLLVGGFDKVYEINRNFRNEGISTKHNPEFTMIELYQAYGDFVTMMDLTEDLITHVAMEVLGTTTVEYDGVEINLAKPWRRVPMLEIVKEHSGLDFNELKDAQQAYEAAKGLGLEVEKGASWGDILNLVFEEKVEDKLIQPTFIIDYPVDISPLAKRQKENPDLTYRFELFIYGREMANAFSELNDPIDQKGRFLAQVEKRKAGDEEAQMYDEDYIQALEYGMPPAGGLGIGIDRLVMLLTNSASIRDVILFPLMRPRE